TTGTTATGAACAAGAACTCACCCTCTAAAGTAAAAAATGCGAATTTTGACACCCCAAATGGATGTGAAGGAATTTAACCTAACTATCCTCTCTTTGCTTTCGCAGGCTCGCAGCCCAAAATTGTGCGACGGATTTTCACGAACAGCCGCGAGCGCTGGCGGCAGCAGAACGTGAACGGTGCCTTCGCAGAGCTGCGCAAGCTCATCCCCACCCACCCTCCCGACAAGAAACTCAGCAAGAACGAGATCCTTCGCCTGGCCATGAAGTACATCAACTTCCTGGCCAAGCTCCTCAACGACCAGGACGACATGGTGGGCGGTGATGCCCCCGCCCGGGCCAACCGAGATGCCCGAGATGCAACCCTAGTTCGGGACGACCTCCTCCAGGAGATGCTGAGCCCAAACTCCAGCTGCGGGAGCCTGCTGGACGGGGACGCCAGCCCGGAGAGCTTTACCGAGGACCAGGACTCATCGGTGGAGTCCAGGTCTTCGGCGAGGGGACTGCATCATTCCAGCCTCCCGTTGGACGGAAACACCCAGCGATGACTGAGTTGGCGTCGACGGACTTTTCTGGAGCCCCAGATTTGAGAGGGCGCAGTGCTTCATGGACCTCAACTAGCGTATGTCGTGTGCAAGCATATTCTTACGTAAGACTTTCTGTTAAGCTCTTCTCTTCGCGCTTCGATGCTAACGTGGTGAAACGTTGGTACGGGGGAAAATGTCAGGTAGATTTTTAGTCCACACTTGGTTGTTTAGACAGGATCGCCACCTGA
This genomic stretch from Megalobrama amblycephala isolate DHTTF-2021 linkage group LG2, ASM1881202v1, whole genome shotgun sequence harbors:
- the tal1 gene encoding LOW QUALITY PROTEIN: T-cell acute lymphocytic leukemia protein 1 homolog (The sequence of the model RefSeq protein was modified relative to this genomic sequence to represent the inferred CDS: inserted 4 bases in 3 codons) gives rise to the protein MMEKLKSEQFPLSPSTEGCGSPPRDTAPEEGDACGKQEGTTAETGEHHLPEERRVLNGVAKETAHHATELKKEVAVIELSRRGGSADIKGRELKADISHKVQTTELCRPPIPLPLPPRDPLSDTRMVQLSPPAFPXSRHERCSTXNMTQPLATINSGFAGEADQYGMYPSSRVKRRPAPYEVEISDGSQPKIVRRIFTNSRERWRQQNVNGAFAELRKLIPTHPPDKKLSKNEILRLAMKYINFLAKLLNDQDDMVGGDAPARANRDARDATLVRDDLLQEMLSPNSSCGSLLDGDASPESFTEDQDSSXGVQVFGEGTASFQPPVGRKHPAMTELASTDFSGAPDLRGRSASWTSTSVCRVQAYSYVRLSVKLFSSRFDANVVKRWYGGKCQVDF